The Callithrix jacchus isolate 240 chromosome X, calJac240_pri, whole genome shotgun sequence genome contains a region encoding:
- the LOC103790164 gene encoding testis-specific basic protein Y 1-like — MAPKKRASGPPAKAGETRKRKSSSEASPSTPKKTPKAGKRGKAGPGGRGRKKPAAGKKMAAVGAPEAGSGPAPPGPSQPPSQELPPCKVPVKEEPVGEPDPLSQETQLEDPLSQETQLEEPLSDVMTVSTSSDPPSDVMTVSTSYLSSD; from the exons atggcgccaaagAAAAGAGCCTCGGGACCACCGGCTAAGGCCGGGGAGACGCGAAAGAGGAAGTCTTCCTCTGAGGCGAGTCCCAGTACCccgaagaag ACGCCCAAGGcgggcaagagaggaaaagcaggtcctggagggagaggcaggaagaaacctgccgctgggaaaaagatggcagccgtgggagcccctgaggcagggagcgggccagcaccacccgggcccagccagccgccgagccaggagcttcctccatgcaaagtgcctgtgaaggaggagccagtgggcgagcccgacccactgagccaggagacccagctggaggatccactgagccaggagacccagctggaggagccactgagtgacgtgatgaccgtctccacctcgtcggatccaccgagtgacgtgatgaccgtctccacctcgtaCCTCAGCAGCGACTAA